Below is a genomic region from Rhizobiaceae bacterium.
CGCGTCGCCGACTTCGGTTCTCAGAAAACCGGTCCAGCCGCACAAGTAGCCCAGGGCGACAAGTCCGAAGACGAAGAAGATGGTTTCGGCGAGAGGCGACACGCCGCGCGTTTACGCCAGCGATCCGCATTCGGCAAGGCGCCAGCAGCCGCCTTGCCGATGGTGACTTGCCTTTCATCCGTCTTTCGCGCCCCTATATGCACCGAACCGAAGAAGGAACGCCATGTCCCGCACCCTTGGCCTCGTCATCCTGCTGCTTGTGTCGCTCGCGCCGGCAACCTCGGTCGCAACCGAGGCCGGCTGGGCACTGCTGCGCACAGGCGGGCAGATCGTCCTTCTTCGACACGCACGGGCGCCGGGCACGGGCGATCCGGCGAACTTCGACATCGACAAATGCGCCACGCAGCGCAACCTGTCCGAACAGGGCCGGCTCCAGGCGCGCCGCATCGGCGCGCTGATCGCCGCACGCGCCGCGCCGACGGAACGTGTCTTGTCGAGCCGCTACTGCCGCGCCAAGGAAACCGCGGCGCTGGTCTTCGGCGCCGGATCGGTCGAGCTTTTCGAGCCACTGGATCCTTCGGCCGGAGACGACAATCTCGCGAAAGAGCGCGCGGCAGCCGTGATGGAGGCGATCCGGGCCTATTCCGGCAGCGGCAACTTCTATCTCGTCACCCACGACACGAACATCAAGGCGCTGACCGGCCACACCGCGCGCGAGGGCGAGGCTGTCATCGTCGTGCCGAACGATACGGGCCTTACCATGATCGGAAAGATCGTTTTCAACTGAACGATCGGGCCGATTTGGACCTTTCCCTTGCAGGCAAAAAAGACTAGACGCGGAGCCTTGCAGACAATGAGAACACCGAGGGTACGATAGTGACTTCGACATTTGACACGGTCGCGGGCATCATTTCCGAGACCAGCGAGATCGACCGGGACAAGATCACGCCGGAAAGCCACACCATTGACGACCTCGGCATCGACAGCCTCGATTTCCTCGACATCGTCTTCGCGATCGACAAGGAATT
It encodes:
- a CDS encoding histidine phosphatase family protein, producing the protein MSRTLGLVILLLVSLAPATSVATEAGWALLRTGGQIVLLRHARAPGTGDPANFDIDKCATQRNLSEQGRLQARRIGALIAARAAPTERVLSSRYCRAKETAALVFGAGSVELFEPLDPSAGDDNLAKERAAAVMEAIRAYSGSGNFYLVTHDTNIKALTGHTAREGEAVIVVPNDTGLTMIGKIVFN
- a CDS encoding acyl carrier protein, with product MTSTFDTVAGIISETSEIDRDKITPESHTIDDLGIDSLDFLDIVFAIDKEFGIKVPLEKWTQEVNDGNVPTEEYFVMKNLCAKIDQLVAAKSA